A part of Brassica rapa cultivar Chiifu-401-42 chromosome A05, CAAS_Brap_v3.01, whole genome shotgun sequence genomic DNA contains:
- the LOC103868707 gene encoding peroxisomal membrane protein 11A, translated as MDPKNRDFLNHLETYLAKRDGVDKLLKISRYTTKIILASSLLPESGSLTHRLKSFESSVGVSRKAFRLGKFVQDINALRASPRDSSRDLLLLVIAYGGEGLYYFVEQFIWLAKSGLIDAKHAKWLQKISAWAELVGYVGSVSLKIRDLRKIKDEIEMSNGGEEEKMKKLKEKKTLKVLSILQDLADGLMTIADLRDGKGVLSAPSVISSAGLFSAIISTHKNWVSC; from the coding sequence ATGGATCCAAAAAACAGAGATTTCCTAAACCACCTCGAAACATACCTGGCCAAAAGAGACGGCGTAGACAAGCTCCTGAAGATCTCTCGTTACACAACCAAGATCATCCTCGCATCATCCCTTCTCCCAGAATCGGGCTCTCTAACTCACCGCCTCAAGAGCTTTGAATCAAGCGTCGGAGTCAGCCGCAAAGCCTTCCGTCTCGGAAAATTCGTACAAGACATCAACGCCCTCAGAGCCTCGCCACGTGACTCGAGCCGCGACCTCCTCCTTCTGGTAATCGCGTACGGGGGCGAAGGGTTGTACTACTTCGTAGAGCAGTTCATCTGGTTAGCGAAATCGGGATTGATCGATGCGAAACACGCGAAATGGTTGCAGAAGATCAGCGCATGGGCGGAGCTCGTGGGGTATGTCGGGAGCGTTTCGTTGAAGATTAGGGATTTGAGGAAGATCAAGGACGAGATTGAGATGTCTAATGgaggagaagaggagaagatgaagaagcttaAGGAGAAGAAGACATTGAAAGTGTTGTCCATCTTGCAAGATCTTGCTGATGGGTTGATGACGATCGCAGATCTTAGGGATGGTAAGGGAGTGTTATCAGCTCCGAGTGTGATTTCTTCAGCAGGTTTGTTCTCAGCCATTATCAGTACTCACAAGAACTGGGTTTCTTGTTGA